A genomic segment from Nicotiana tabacum cultivar K326 chromosome 7, ASM71507v2, whole genome shotgun sequence encodes:
- the LOC107801775 gene encoding uncharacterized protein ycf20-like → MVNSLAFTSPATLIRSKIGTLTRANEASIPIRLFRVEALQDNGGGPRRLVDIIRVAPEISRNYFKSPSRRALFGGMSLLGGFYVAQTISLSFGALGVNDVIAAVVCVLITEYVVMRFYYSRPKVTFPIALLNNFKMGFTYGLFIDAFKLAS, encoded by the coding sequence ATGGTAAATTCTCTGGCTTTCACATCTCCAGCAACCCTTATCAGATCCAAAATTGGGACTTTAACTAGGGCAAATGAGGCATCTATTCCGATACGATTATTCAGAGTTGAGGCTTTGCAAGATAATGGCGGAGGGCCTCGGCGACTGGTTGATATTATTCGTGTCGCGCCAGAGATTTCAAGAAATTATTTTAAAAGCCCATCAAGGAGGGCACTATTTGGAGGTATGTCATTGCTGGGTGGATTTTATGTGGCTCAGACAATTTCTCTATCTTTTGGTGCTTTAGGAGTCAATGATGTCATTGCTGCTGTAGTCTGCGTCTTAATTACCGAGTATGTTGTGATGCGGTTCTATTACAGTCGGCCTAAAGTGACTTTTCCTATTGCTCTTTTGAATAACTTCAAGATGGGTTTTACTTATGGTCTGTTCATTGATGCTTTCAAACTTGCCAGCTGA